A part of Prolixibacteraceae bacterium genomic DNA contains:
- a CDS encoding transposase yields MLQNKSTKVFSETQSFFSSSEKGINRIISLYKLLNLRQLKLGNKELPQSTYFKGDILLGLLLFPIFSIPNIYSYSKHYLSEMLEAQKNTFYRFKNNSQIDWRTIVSSCNNKLFGQIAKNSHSDDCNQAERCLIIDDTDFEKSTYKTEHVSKIWSHVTHRYIFGFKGLFLGLWDGKSYFTLDFSLHKERGKNKKTPFGLTAKQRKKQFSKKRSTKSNGFNREKELVIDKITMAKEMMVNAIKQGITVDYILMDSWFFCDSILKTVISNGMHLVAMAKMSSAKYSFKDKEYSTKELALLLKQRKRVKWVKSLSLYCAEVTVKYKGTDVKLFFCKNSKRGKWHLLVSSNTKLSIEKAYQIYSIRWSIEVFFKESKNYFGLGKSQSSDFDAQIADLSVAIIEFNVFSLAKRFEAYETLGGIFAHVKDQGMELVIVQRIWGFILELMRTLAEIIDSDFNELIISVLKNKPENNKFFRLIESMVYEPE; encoded by the coding sequence ATGCTTCAGAATAAAAGTACAAAAGTTTTTTCAGAGACACAGAGTTTTTTCAGTTCAAGTGAAAAAGGAATTAATCGAATTATTAGCCTTTACAAGTTACTCAACTTAAGACAACTGAAATTAGGAAATAAAGAGTTGCCTCAGTCTACTTACTTCAAAGGTGACATACTATTAGGCTTACTACTTTTCCCAATTTTCTCTATCCCTAATATTTATAGCTACAGTAAGCATTATCTATCAGAGATGTTAGAAGCACAAAAGAATACATTCTATCGATTTAAAAATAACAGCCAGATAGATTGGCGTACTATAGTTTCATCATGTAATAATAAACTCTTTGGTCAAATAGCCAAAAACTCTCACTCTGATGACTGTAATCAAGCAGAAAGATGCTTAATTATTGACGATACTGATTTTGAGAAGTCTACCTACAAAACTGAACATGTTAGTAAAATATGGTCGCATGTAACCCATCGTTATATATTTGGTTTTAAAGGATTATTTCTAGGTTTATGGGATGGCAAAAGCTATTTTACATTGGACTTCTCTCTACATAAAGAAAGAGGGAAGAATAAAAAGACTCCATTTGGACTCACTGCCAAACAACGTAAAAAACAGTTCTCAAAGAAACGATCAACAAAGAGTAATGGGTTTAACCGAGAGAAAGAACTCGTTATTGATAAAATAACGATGGCAAAAGAGATGATGGTAAATGCTATTAAACAAGGAATTACAGTAGACTACATACTTATGGACAGTTGGTTCTTCTGTGATTCAATATTAAAAACTGTGATCTCTAATGGTATGCATCTTGTTGCAATGGCTAAGATGTCTAGTGCTAAATATTCTTTCAAAGACAAAGAATATAGCACCAAAGAACTTGCTCTCTTACTTAAACAGCGAAAGAGAGTAAAATGGGTAAAGTCACTTAGTCTATATTGTGCAGAAGTCACAGTGAAATATAAAGGTACAGATGTAAAACTATTCTTTTGCAAGAACAGTAAGCGAGGGAAATGGCATTTATTGGTATCTTCAAATACAAAGCTGAGCATAGAGAAAGCTTATCAGATATATAGTATTAGATGGAGTATTGAGGTCTTTTTTAAGGAATCAAAGAACTATTTTGGTTTAGGAAAATCTCAATCGAGTGATTTTGATGCTCAAATAGCAGATCTATCTGTAGCTATTATTGAGTTTAACGTTTTTAGTTTAGCAAAAAGGTTCGAGGCATATGAGACGCTAGGTGGAATCTTTGCTCATGTAAAAGATCAAGGAATGGAACTTGTAATAGTACAACGAATTTGGGGTTTTATCCTCGAATTGATGAGAACT